A region of the Thioploca ingrica genome:
GACCGGTTAAAGAAGTAACATTTTGAATAATATCCATCAATAATCCTTGTGCCACGACTTGTCCACCGTGGACACCAGCACCGGGACCGATATCAATAATATGGTCAGCCGCTCGGATAGCTTCTTCATCATGTTCTACGACGATAACGGTATTACCTAAATCACGTAACCGAGTCAATGTCATTAATAATTGTTGATTATCACGTTGATGTAAACCAATGGAAGGTTCATCTAAAATATAGGTTACACCGACTAATCCGGCGCCAATTTGACTCGCTAGGCGGATTCGTTGAGCTTCACCACCCGATAACGTCTCCGCACGTCGATCTAAAGTGAGATAATCTAGACCCACATTGATTAAAAAATTCAATCTTTCAACGACTTCTTTAAGAATTTGGGTAGCAATCTCTCCGCGCTGACCCGGTAAGCGTAGATTTTCACAGAACTGCTTAGCTTGTTCAAGTGGTAATGCGGTGAGTTGTGGTAAATTATATTCGGCAATCATGACATGACGTGCCGATTTATTTAAACGGGTACCTTGGCAGGCGGTGCAAAGCTGTTGACTAAGGTATTTGGTTAACTCTTCGCGGACACTAGCAGAATCTGTTTCTCGGTAACGTCGTTCTAAGTTAGGAATCACGCCTTCAAACGGTTTCTTCCGAGCAAATTGGGTACCTTTATCAGTGTAGTTGAGGAAATGAATTTCAGTCGTACCACTCCCGTACAAAATGACCTGCTGAATGGATTCTGACAATGCTTGAAAAGGAGTATTGAGATCAAATTGATAATGCTGACTTAAGGATTCCAACAATTGAAAATAAAAAGCACTGTTTTTATCCCAACCACGGATGGCACCTTGTGCTAAACTAAAAAAAGGGTTAATAATTTTTACCGGATCAAAGAATTGCTTAATGCCTAAACCGTCACAAATTGGACAGGCGCCATAGGGATTATTAAAAGAAAATAACCGCGGTTCTAGCTCTTTTAAACTATAGCCACATTCAGGACAAGCAAATTTAGCGGAAAAAACCATTTCAATTTCAGTCATATTATTATGCTCAGTGGCTGCCATTAACCGAATTTGGGCTAACCCATCGCCTAATTTCAAAGCGGTTTCCAACGATTCGGCTAAACGCAGTGATAATCCGGCGTGTACTTTAAATCGGTCGATAACCACTTCTATGGTATGCTTTTTGTGGAGATCGAGTGTCGGCGGATCATCTAACAGGATCATTTCACCATTAATATTAGCGCGAATAAAACCCTGTTTTTGCAAAGATTCTAATAATTGACGATGCTCACCTTTACGTTCTTTAACCAGAGGTGCGAGCAACATCAAGCGGGTTCCTTCGGGTAGCGATAACACCTGATCAACCATCTGGCTAACGGTTTGAGCTTGCAGACAAATACCGTGCTTAGGACAATGCGCTTCCCCCACTCTGGCAAATAACAGTCGGAGATAATCATAAATTTCTGTCACAGTGCCGACAGTCGAGCGAGGATTATGAGAAGTTGATTTTTGTTCAATCGCGATAGTGGGTGATAACCCTTCAATATGCTCCACCGGCGGTTTTTCCATGATAGCTAAAAATTGTCGAGCATAAGCAGATAAAGATTCTACGTAACGTCGTTGTCCTTCTGCATAAAGGGTATCAAACGCTAAAGACGACTTACCAGAACCCGATAAACCCGTAATAACAATCAATTTATTTCGTGGTAATTCCAAATTAATATTTTTTAAATTATGTGTTCTTACACCACGTAGTTTAATAACATTCATAGTTAAATTCTTATTATTTAAACAAAATATTATACTGTCTTTTTTAAACTATTATTTATGATGAAATCGAATTATCTATAAGTTAGTATTGTTAATATTAACTCACTCTTTATATTTGCAAAATGCGAAATAGTAGCAAATTGAGATGCAAAATGCAAAAACGGATAATATAAAAAAACTAAAAAATAATTTACTATTTTATAAACAATATATTATAAATTATTTTATAAATGGTCTATTTTATGCTTTTGTCTAATTAAACAGGAGAAACTCAATATTATGATGATTCAAATTCATTTTGAGTCTTCACTAAGAAGGAGAAATTCTTGCTGGTAAATGTTCGTTTTAGTCTGTAGGGTGGACTAAAGCGAACGAAATATTTTTTTATTTTAATTTATACTATAAGTTAAGTTCTTTTTTGCTTAAATACTAATTACCGTGATTAGTTAATCATCAAAAATATTTGATTTTATCTACTCAATACAGTTATAACTCTAACTATCTAAACAAAAAATAAACCTTATTTGCTCTTATTTTTAATGTCTAAGTCAAATTAGACTAATGGTTTATTTTTTGCATCAAAAATTGATATAATACCCATTGTTAATTTCAATTAACATAATAAATTTGTTCAAACAAATGTATTAATATGACTACTTTATATCCTAATATTGAACCCTACGCGACTTATCCTATTGCGGTTGGAGACGGCCATATATTAACGGTAGAAGAATGTGGTAATCCAGAAGGTATTCCCGTGATATTTCTTCATGGTGGGCCGGGCTCCCATTGCAAACCTCATCACCGCGCTTTTTTTGATCCAGCGATTTATCGGATAATCTTGTTTGATCAACGGGGTTCCGGACGTTCTACTCCCAGAGGAAATCTTCAAGACAATACGACCTGGGATTTATTAGCTGACCTAGAAACGATTAGAAAGAAACTCAATATTGAAAATTGGGTTATATTCGGTGGTTCCTGGGGAGCAACTTTAGGTTTGTTGTATGCTCAACAATATCCGGAACGGGTGTTAGGTTTGATTCTACGAGGGATTTTTTTAGCGAGAGAACGTGATATTCACTGGTTTTACGGAGAAGATGGCGTTAATCGATTTTTCCCCAAACAATGGCATGAATTTACCCAATTATTACCCGAAGGACGTTGGGAAACACCGCTCGCTATTTATTATAATTACTTAACGAGTAACGACATTAAAGAAGCAGAAAATGCAGCTTTAGCTTGGGCAAATTGGGGAAATTGTGTCGTTACTTTAGGTCAAACCACCCAGCTATTAGAACAATCAGCCGAAATTGCCGAAATTTTCAACGAAGCGCGTATTGAATGTCACTACATGTTCCATCACTGTTTTCTTGAAGAAAATCAGTTATTACGTGATGTAGACAAAGTAGCCGATATTCCGACTATTCTCGTTCATGGACAATGCGATTTAGTCTGTCCTCTAGAAAGTTCTTATCTGTTAGAACAACAATGGCCCGCAGCACAATTAAGGATCGTACCAGCCGCTGGTCACTTAGCCTGCGAACCGGAGATGATCGCTACTCTCGTGGAGGCAACCAATGAAATGGCAAAAATGGTAGCTACCTTTTGGAAAAATTAAAGCTGGTTTTATAAGCTAACCAATAAAAGGTTAGTTTTAATATTAGCATCAAGAACATCCCTTCAACTGTTCATAGTCATTACTATTAAGTTAAAGATTGAATTTCCAACCACTTCTCATGGCCATTATACTTATGAAATTCCCCCTTCCAACCGGTGGGGGAAAATAAGTAACTCACGTTACGTACCAAACAATTCCTCTCCAGTTCCCTCCTTTGAAAAAGCTTTTCTTTCCCCTCAATCTTCAAAATTTCTTTGATATCTCTTTTCAAGACAGTTGTTAGCTCAAAACACCGGAGTCATATTGATCTCACGCACATCGGCATCATATAGATCCAGTGTCATTTGATCAGAAACGTTAGCCGGTTTGGTAGCCGGTCTACTCAACTGGATAAAGCCCTCAGAATCAGGATGATTA
Encoded here:
- a CDS encoding proline iminopeptidase, encoding MTTLYPNIEPYATYPIAVGDGHILTVEECGNPEGIPVIFLHGGPGSHCKPHHRAFFDPAIYRIILFDQRGSGRSTPRGNLQDNTTWDLLADLETIRKKLNIENWVIFGGSWGATLGLLYAQQYPERVLGLILRGIFLARERDIHWFYGEDGVNRFFPKQWHEFTQLLPEGRWETPLAIYYNYLTSNDIKEAENAALAWANWGNCVVTLGQTTQLLEQSAEIAEIFNEARIECHYMFHHCFLEENQLLRDVDKVADIPTILVHGQCDLVCPLESSYLLEQQWPAAQLRIVPAAGHLACEPEMIATLVEATNEMAKMVATFWKN
- a CDS encoding excinuclease ABC subunit A; amino-acid sequence: MNVIKLRGVRTHNLKNINLELPRNKLIVITGLSGSGKSSLAFDTLYAEGQRRYVESLSAYARQFLAIMEKPPVEHIEGLSPTIAIEQKSTSHNPRSTVGTVTEIYDYLRLLFARVGEAHCPKHGICLQAQTVSQMVDQVLSLPEGTRLMLLAPLVKERKGEHRQLLESLQKQGFIRANINGEMILLDDPPTLDLHKKHTIEVVIDRFKVHAGLSLRLAESLETALKLGDGLAQIRLMAATEHNNMTEIEMVFSAKFACPECGYSLKELEPRLFSFNNPYGACPICDGLGIKQFFDPVKIINPFFSLAQGAIRGWDKNSAFYFQLLESLSQHYQFDLNTPFQALSESIQQVILYGSGTTEIHFLNYTDKGTQFARKKPFEGVIPNLERRYRETDSASVREELTKYLSQQLCTACQGTRLNKSARHVMIAEYNLPQLTALPLEQAKQFCENLRLPGQRGEIATQILKEVVERLNFLINVGLDYLTLDRRAETLSGGEAQRIRLASQIGAGLVGVTYILDEPSIGLHQRDNQQLLMTLTRLRDLGNTVIVVEHDEEAIRAADHIIDIGPGAGVHGGQVVAQGLLMDIIQNVTSLTGQYLSKQRQIQLPTTRHPLDKKKILRLQGASSHNLKALTLELPIGLMTCVTGVSGSGKSTLINDTLYPVAANQLNGANLTPASYHSIAGLDLLDKVVDIDQSPIGRTPRSNPATYTGIFTPIRELFAATPEARSRGYKPGRFSFNVTGGRCEACQGDGVIKVEMHFLPDIYVTCDVCQGQRYNRETLDIKYKGKNIHEVLAMTVESAYTFFEAIPVLARKLRTLVDVGLSYITLGQNAVTFSGGEAQRIKLAKELSKRDTGRTLYILDEPTTGLHFYDIEQLLTVLHRLRDHGNTVVVIEHNLDVIKTADWIIDLGPEGGNKGGQIIATGTPEQVAQQPHSYTGQFLRKILFL